In Microbacterium enclense, one genomic interval encodes:
- a CDS encoding acetylxylan esterase: MTGATIEPGDGDYGFDLAALRAVPPMPPPPGFAARWRAWYDEALAVDPDLRVRPLGHRGGRQLFAIEHVVSGGLRLGGWFATAVEGQPTRVGVVHSHGYGGRDEPEFDRVPADAAVFFALARGQGRLNAGVGAPTPAQGHVLHGIHTIDEYVLGRCAVDLWHAGSALRVLAGELPLYLVGESFGGGIGALALPWDPRVVGATLIVPSFGQYDLRLRMPCEGSGERVRQYVAAHPSAREVLRFFDASTAAGFASVPVRVEAALRDGHVPPPGQFAVANAIERAPGATLELAVLPFGHREYDGLAEVRAEAFAATLRHIDRSVPR; encoded by the coding sequence GCCGGGCTTCGCCGCGCGCTGGCGTGCCTGGTACGACGAGGCCCTCGCGGTCGACCCCGACCTGCGGGTGCGTCCCCTCGGACATCGGGGTGGACGACAGCTGTTCGCGATCGAGCACGTGGTCTCCGGCGGTCTCCGCCTCGGCGGCTGGTTCGCGACCGCCGTCGAGGGGCAACCCACCCGGGTCGGCGTGGTGCACAGCCACGGCTACGGGGGACGCGACGAACCCGAGTTCGACCGCGTCCCCGCCGACGCAGCGGTGTTCTTCGCTCTCGCACGCGGGCAGGGGCGCCTCAACGCCGGGGTGGGAGCGCCCACTCCCGCGCAGGGGCACGTCCTGCACGGCATCCACACGATCGACGAGTATGTGCTCGGTCGGTGCGCGGTCGACCTGTGGCACGCCGGGTCCGCGCTGCGCGTGCTCGCGGGCGAGCTCCCCCTGTACCTCGTGGGGGAGAGCTTCGGGGGAGGGATCGGTGCGCTCGCGCTGCCCTGGGACCCCCGGGTGGTCGGCGCGACCCTGATCGTGCCGAGCTTCGGGCAGTACGACCTGCGGCTGCGCATGCCGTGCGAGGGCAGCGGGGAACGGGTCCGGCAGTACGTCGCCGCGCACCCGTCCGCGCGCGAGGTGCTGCGCTTCTTCGACGCGTCGACGGCGGCCGGCTTCGCATCGGTCCCCGTGCGGGTCGAGGCGGCGCTGCGCGATGGCCATGTGCCTCCTCCCGGACAGTTCGCCGTCGCGAACGCGATCGAGCGGGCCCCCGGTGCCACGCTCGAACTCGCCGTGCTGCCCTTCGGGCACCGCGAGTACGACGGTCTCGCCGAGGTGCGGGCCGAGGCCTTCGCCGCCACCCTCCGTCACATCGACCGTTCCGTCCCCCGCTGA
- a CDS encoding LysR family transcriptional regulator encodes MDATHLRLLRELADRGSVAAVAAALHVSASAVSQQLASLQARVPVPLTVRRGRVLALTPAGEALAAAGTRVDEALTAARETVGAFLDSDDRPVRVSAFHSAGLALFGPLLRELGGIPPLHLADADVPHRDFPGLTADHDLVIAHRLAHDAPWPVDRVTSTPLLSEPLDIALPAAHPLAGRDRLTAADVAGERWVSVHPGFPLAGVLDHLAAHVGRPLDVAHRINEFSVTAEVVRAGAAVAVMPRTTTLPLAVEGLVLRPLTDLPLVRHVDALARPDALAYASVRRVLRALRTVAARATDAAG; translated from the coding sequence ATGGATGCCACTCACCTCCGCCTTCTCCGCGAGCTCGCCGACCGCGGCAGCGTGGCGGCGGTGGCCGCGGCCCTCCACGTGTCGGCGTCGGCGGTGTCGCAGCAGCTGGCGAGCCTGCAGGCGCGCGTTCCCGTGCCCCTGACGGTGCGGCGCGGCCGAGTGCTGGCGTTGACCCCCGCGGGCGAGGCTCTGGCCGCCGCGGGGACCCGCGTCGACGAGGCGCTCACCGCGGCGCGCGAGACGGTCGGCGCGTTCCTCGACTCCGACGACCGGCCCGTGCGGGTGTCGGCGTTCCACAGCGCGGGTCTGGCGCTTTTCGGTCCGCTGCTCCGAGAACTCGGCGGCATCCCTCCCCTCCACCTGGCCGATGCCGACGTGCCGCATCGCGACTTCCCCGGTCTGACCGCCGACCACGACCTCGTCATCGCGCACCGGCTGGCGCACGACGCGCCCTGGCCGGTGGATCGGGTGACGTCCACGCCGCTGCTCAGCGAACCCCTCGACATCGCGCTGCCCGCGGCGCACCCGCTGGCCGGACGCGACCGTCTCACCGCCGCCGATGTCGCCGGTGAGCGCTGGGTCTCGGTGCACCCGGGCTTCCCTCTCGCCGGGGTGCTCGACCACCTCGCGGCGCACGTGGGGCGCCCCCTCGATGTCGCCCACCGCATCAACGAGTTCTCGGTCACCGCCGAGGTCGTACGCGCCGGCGCCGCGGTGGCGGTGATGCCGCGCACGACCACCCTGCCGCTCGCGGTCGAGGGTCTCGTGCTGCGCCCGCTGACCGATCTCCCCCTCGTGCGTCACGTCGACGCGCTCGCCCGCCCGGACGCCCTGGCCTACGCCTCGGTGCGGCGCGTGCTGCGGGCGCTGCGGACGGTCGCGGCGCGGGCGACGGATGCCGCCGGCTGA
- a CDS encoding alpha/beta fold hydrolase: MPQFDLPLDQLETYLPARDEPADFDRFWADTLAETRAAGWEPRFRPVPVAESGVCGVEVDDVEFAGFGGHPVRGWLLRPRGAGGPLACVVQYIGYNSGRGLAHQHTLLPSAGLAVLVMDTRGQTSGAFPGATPDPVGGAAHPSGRLTDGLDDPANSYYRRVFGDAVRAVDAARAHPAIDPDRIAVWGGSQGGGIALAAAALADGLVAAAIDFPFLSAIRRAVALTDAAPYSELVTYLQTRRGDEDAVFRVLSYIDGVNFAARSRVPALFSVGLRDAVCPPSTVFAAYNHYAGEKSIRVYPYNGHEGGGPHHQLVVLRELARRLA; this comes from the coding sequence GTGCCGCAGTTCGACCTTCCCCTCGACCAGCTCGAGACCTACCTTCCGGCGCGCGACGAACCCGCCGACTTCGACCGGTTCTGGGCCGACACCCTCGCCGAGACGCGCGCGGCCGGGTGGGAACCGCGCTTCCGGCCCGTCCCGGTCGCCGAGAGCGGGGTCTGCGGTGTCGAGGTCGACGACGTCGAGTTCGCGGGCTTCGGCGGTCACCCCGTGCGCGGCTGGCTGCTGCGTCCGCGCGGAGCGGGCGGACCCCTGGCCTGCGTGGTGCAATACATCGGCTACAACTCGGGGCGGGGTCTCGCGCACCAGCACACGCTCCTGCCCAGCGCCGGTCTCGCCGTGCTCGTCATGGACACCCGCGGGCAGACCAGCGGCGCCTTCCCCGGAGCGACCCCCGACCCGGTGGGTGGCGCCGCGCACCCCTCCGGCCGACTGACCGACGGCCTCGACGACCCCGCGAACTCGTACTACCGCCGCGTGTTCGGCGACGCGGTACGGGCCGTCGACGCCGCCCGGGCCCACCCCGCGATCGACCCCGACCGCATCGCGGTGTGGGGCGGCAGCCAGGGCGGCGGCATCGCCCTCGCCGCGGCCGCGCTCGCCGACGGTCTCGTGGCCGCGGCCATCGACTTCCCCTTCCTCAGCGCGATCCGCCGCGCGGTCGCCCTCACCGACGCGGCGCCGTACAGCGAGCTCGTCACGTACTTGCAGACCCGGCGCGGCGACGAAGACGCGGTCTTCCGCGTGCTCTCGTACATCGACGGCGTCAACTTCGCCGCGCGCTCGCGCGTTCCGGCGCTCTTCTCGGTGGGGCTCCGGGATGCCGTGTGCCCGCCGTCGACGGTGTTCGCGGCGTACAATCACTACGCGGGAGAGAAGAGCATCCGCGTCTACCCGTACAACGGCCACGAGGGCGGGGGACCCCACCACCAGCTCGTGGTGCTCCGGGAGCTCGCGCGTCGCCTCGCGTGA